The Thalassotalea psychrophila genome window below encodes:
- a CDS encoding ATP-binding protein: protein MNSKSLLSSLLFLFIVMVIKPAQADIADFNIFIENVKKIEDKKQANLKLQNALSTLTASSKQSISLYTEIAFNHFSLGDLNSSISTINIAKVVAVENNLPQAIADADKLVGVFNYYKGDFPKALSAYQQSLEFYLGTDELIKQAHLYNNIGLVQNSTGDTRGALKSYRLAEAIYQEHGSRVDKIDIRFNISGLFIALRRFDKAIEILPQIIKERSELDDQAGLALAYSDLGVVYKGAGKFELAEQNTLKALAYYERQNEGYHIATQHNNLADLYNRTGRIDKAIKFGKSCVQLSEKFGHQKSLGNCYYELSRGYFYKGDYQQSLAFNDLSNYIAVSVQQKVLMNDNLAMYALIHAAKNKPREAINTYQQFQNEKDKDANQALNEELAIFESKQLAQQVKQLQQAKELHLLQSSQNELTRNFIIVAFLLMLGIVFFFYRRKKELSTKKLLATQVKERTFELEQTTKQLKLANKIKSQFLANMSHEIRTPLTAVLGQSDAIINGEVEPVDLSQEIKIIQSNSLHLLQIVNDILDISKIEAEKLELDINAHDISELCNGLTNMFTEQAKKKQLKFKVTNNLPMPCAVNVDYLRLNQILINLCSNAIKFTQQGDILVDISLANNSLIFTVSDTGIGMNKQQLTKVFDSFVQGDNSINRRFGGTGLGLFLSGQLASMMKGEISVQSAYKKGSTFTFTLPYSPADIAFVKQKQQPIETNTKLKGKILLAEDHADNLKLITRLLSHLGLDVITAENGLQAIEQYFIHQPELILLDIQMPEMDGIEALNKLRQQGCEVPILALTANAMAHEIREYLQQGFDGHLKKPIERDVFISTVSHYFNSDINAQEFENTFNDVDISDLVTAFKADLSKDKTSLIKYHQEHDFKQFLHLVHRLAGAAAMFGFQKVSDIAVELETQLIAEDSEKIDSLLKRIIFEIEQVD from the coding sequence ATGAACAGTAAGTCGCTTTTATCCTCATTGCTTTTTTTATTTATTGTAATGGTTATCAAACCAGCACAAGCAGATATTGCCGATTTCAATATATTTATTGAAAACGTAAAAAAAATTGAAGATAAAAAACAAGCAAATCTAAAGTTACAAAACGCTCTTTCAACATTAACCGCATCTTCTAAGCAATCCATAAGCCTATATACAGAAATCGCTTTTAATCATTTCTCATTAGGTGATTTAAATAGTTCGATTAGCACTATCAATATTGCAAAAGTCGTTGCCGTAGAAAATAACTTGCCGCAAGCAATTGCTGATGCAGATAAACTTGTTGGCGTATTCAATTATTACAAAGGAGACTTTCCCAAAGCACTTTCGGCTTATCAACAGTCCTTAGAGTTTTATTTAGGCACTGATGAGTTAATTAAGCAGGCACATTTATACAACAATATTGGCTTAGTGCAAAATAGCACTGGGGATACCCGCGGTGCATTAAAGTCATATCGATTAGCCGAAGCAATTTATCAAGAACATGGCAGTAGGGTAGATAAGATTGACATTCGCTTTAATATTTCAGGCTTATTTATAGCATTAAGGCGCTTTGATAAAGCGATTGAAATTCTGCCTCAAATTATAAAAGAACGTAGCGAATTAGATGATCAAGCAGGGTTAGCACTTGCTTATAGTGACTTAGGGGTAGTTTATAAAGGAGCAGGAAAGTTTGAATTGGCTGAGCAAAATACATTAAAAGCTTTAGCATATTACGAGCGCCAAAATGAAGGCTATCATATTGCCACACAGCACAATAACCTCGCAGATTTATACAATCGAACGGGTAGGATAGATAAGGCTATTAAGTTTGGTAAATCATGTGTGCAATTAAGTGAAAAATTTGGACACCAAAAATCCCTTGGCAATTGCTACTATGAATTATCAAGGGGATATTTTTATAAAGGTGATTATCAACAATCCTTAGCCTTTAATGATTTATCAAACTATATCGCAGTATCTGTCCAACAAAAGGTATTAATGAATGATAATTTGGCCATGTATGCATTAATTCATGCCGCAAAAAATAAACCTAGAGAAGCAATTAATACGTACCAACAATTTCAAAATGAAAAAGATAAGGATGCTAATCAAGCGCTCAACGAAGAGCTCGCTATATTTGAGTCTAAACAATTAGCTCAACAAGTTAAGCAACTACAGCAAGCAAAAGAGCTACACCTTTTACAAAGCTCACAAAACGAGTTGACCCGAAACTTTATCATTGTTGCTTTTTTGCTCATGCTAGGTATTGTGTTTTTCTTCTATCGTCGTAAAAAAGAGTTAAGCACCAAAAAGCTATTAGCTACACAAGTTAAAGAACGCACCTTTGAACTTGAGCAGACTACAAAGCAACTCAAGCTAGCAAATAAAATTAAAAGCCAGTTTTTGGCTAATATGAGCCATGAAATTCGCACACCTTTAACCGCTGTACTAGGACAATCGGATGCCATTATCAATGGGGAGGTCGAACCGGTTGATTTAAGCCAAGAAATAAAGATCATCCAGTCTAACAGCCTGCACCTTTTACAAATCGTTAATGACATTCTCGATATTAGTAAAATTGAAGCTGAGAAGTTGGAACTAGATATAAATGCGCATGATATTAGTGAGCTTTGTAATGGTTTAACGAACATGTTTACTGAACAAGCTAAAAAGAAACAATTAAAGTTTAAAGTTACCAATAACTTACCTATGCCATGCGCGGTTAATGTAGATTATTTACGCTTGAATCAAATTTTAATAAACCTTTGTTCTAATGCCATTAAATTTACTCAGCAAGGTGACATTCTTGTCGATATTAGCTTGGCAAATAATAGCCTAATATTTACCGTTTCAGACACTGGTATTGGCATGAATAAACAACAGTTAACCAAAGTGTTTGATAGTTTTGTTCAAGGTGATAACAGCATTAATAGACGTTTTGGCGGTACAGGGCTCGGGTTATTTTTATCTGGTCAATTAGCGTCTATGATGAAAGGTGAAATTAGCGTACAAAGTGCATATAAAAAAGGTAGTACTTTCACTTTTACTCTGCCATATTCGCCTGCGGATATAGCTTTTGTAAAACAAAAACAACAACCAATAGAAACAAATACAAAGCTTAAAGGTAAAATTTTATTAGCGGAAGATCATGCTGATAACCTAAAGTTAATTACTCGTTTGCTATCTCATCTTGGATTAGATGTTATTACCGCAGAAAATGGGCTTCAAGCTATAGAACAATACTTTATTCATCAGCCAGAGCTTATATTGTTAGATATTCAAATGCCTGAAATGGATGGGATCGAAGCGTTAAATAAGTTGCGACAGCAGGGGTGTGAAGTACCTATTCTTGCTTTAACCGCTAATGCTATGGCCCATGAAATAAGAGAATATTTACAACAAGGTTTTGATGGCCACCTTAAAAAACCGATAGAGCGTGATGTGTTCATAAGTACTGTTAGTCATTACTTTAACAGTGATATAAATGCTCAGGAATTTGAAAACACCTTTAATGACGTTGATATTTCTGACCTTGTTACAGCGTTTAAAGCCGATTTAAGTAAAGATAAAACATCACTCATTAAATATCATCAAGAACATGACTTTAAACAATTTTTGCATCTGGTACATAGACTTGCAGGCGCCGCTGCTATGTTTGGTTTTCAAAAAGTATCTGACATTGCGGTTGAATTAGAAACTCAGTTAATCGCAGAAGATAGTGAAAAAATAGATTCATTATTAAAACGAATTATTTTTGAAATTGAGCAAGTTGACTAA
- a CDS encoding phosphatase PAP2 family protein → MSIINVLMLLTLAVIIILGGYQVYFFPQNHPIRKALVYPNRFDDLIPFKPHFIWIYSFIYYPFIVSIVLAVNTVSEFVYVSISFLILIFVHVIFFFLFPVSTPINWRNYDKDKNLSTKFLNFVQGYDKASNCFPSMHVAIATLSAAHLTYLLPLYGIYFYSIPLLITLSCLFTKQHYILDTLGGAVTGKVAFSLYLLVQAS, encoded by the coding sequence ATGAGCATCATAAATGTCTTAATGCTACTAACTTTAGCGGTAATTATTATTCTAGGTGGTTATCAAGTGTATTTTTTTCCACAAAATCATCCTATTAGAAAAGCACTTGTTTATCCAAATAGGTTTGATGATTTAATTCCATTTAAACCGCACTTTATTTGGATTTATTCTTTTATTTATTATCCATTTATTGTTTCAATTGTATTGGCCGTAAACACTGTAAGTGAGTTTGTTTATGTCAGTATCAGTTTTCTAATTCTAATTTTTGTTCATGTGATCTTTTTCTTTTTATTTCCGGTAAGTACGCCAATAAACTGGCGGAACTACGACAAAGATAAAAATTTGAGTACTAAGTTTTTAAATTTTGTTCAAGGCTATGACAAAGCATCGAATTGTTTTCCAAGTATGCATGTAGCAATAGCAACATTATCGGCGGCGCATTTAACTTATCTATTGCCCCTGTACGGAATATACTTTTATTCAATTCCGCTGTTAATTACATTGAGTTGTTTATTCACCAAGCAGCATTACATATTGGATACTCTAGGAGGAGCAGTAACAGGCAAAGTGGCTTTCTCTTTATATCTGTTAGTGCAAGCAAGTTAA
- a CDS encoding thiamine pyrophosphate-dependent enzyme, whose translation MTDLNRHYQNNFGEQYAKSLPQLGDALVEVLQFFGCDQLYGVGGDFAANLIGALTPGITLSPSSNEMHAGFNACGHAEINGIGAALTTYTVGSLPCTSAAALAITEKLPVIFISGAPGESEISNHTIHHTVASSSTWRANYDCALESFRALGMKAERLQGSRSAGQPNMAAERFFQLVTHAYLNKEPVFIEIPRDLVAQKTQAITLPENLTQLNCNNFVLQGEALIANHILEKLNAAKNPLVFIGENVKLNKQLRSQLMEFCHKYNIPYATTWLAKGLFDEFDPLSLGTYNGVFSLPENRHYIEHQADYIIEVDTSIHAQDTNSAFNTGTHQIDSFENKTTIKGTVQNQQEIINIFTNLLTANIKKFDIKLPAKAIKEFDESAKFDFHNLSAVLNNIQSKTDESFVYIPEIGNSYFASYGLITKQADIGRSWVTNPWYAAMGTSLPYARSICKEIKKQGSDDVAVLITGDGGFHFQLNELIHLQKDQSNLIIIYMRNDIYHLGKSGEGEIYHCSTPDFDVIKLVSAYGGRGYHCETVGEFTQTFEQAVNGNKGITLIEVPADTDPKYQCHEIKMLNLYIQAKNGVPAAMEQWQQIKR comes from the coding sequence ATGACTGATTTAAATAGACATTACCAAAATAATTTTGGCGAGCAGTACGCCAAATCTTTACCACAATTAGGAGATGCACTTGTTGAAGTGTTGCAGTTTTTTGGTTGCGATCAATTGTATGGAGTTGGTGGTGATTTTGCCGCAAATCTAATTGGCGCTCTAACTCCTGGCATTACTCTTTCGCCATCAAGTAACGAGATGCATGCTGGCTTCAATGCCTGTGGACATGCTGAAATTAATGGCATTGGCGCTGCACTCACCACCTATACGGTAGGAAGCTTGCCATGTACTAGTGCTGCGGCTTTAGCGATAACTGAAAAGTTACCAGTAATATTTATTTCAGGGGCGCCGGGCGAAAGTGAGATCTCAAACCATACAATACATCATACCGTAGCTTCTTCTTCAACTTGGCGGGCAAATTACGATTGTGCATTAGAGTCATTTCGAGCGCTAGGAATGAAAGCTGAACGTTTGCAAGGCTCTCGCTCAGCGGGGCAACCCAATATGGCCGCAGAACGTTTTTTTCAGCTAGTGACGCATGCCTATTTAAATAAAGAGCCTGTGTTTATTGAAATTCCAAGAGATTTGGTTGCTCAAAAAACGCAAGCCATTACCCTACCTGAAAACTTAACGCAGCTAAATTGTAATAATTTCGTTTTACAAGGTGAAGCTCTTATTGCCAACCATATACTGGAAAAGTTAAATGCAGCTAAAAATCCATTAGTGTTTATTGGCGAAAATGTAAAACTTAATAAACAACTGCGTTCACAATTAATGGAATTTTGTCATAAATATAATATTCCTTATGCGACTACCTGGTTAGCAAAAGGTTTATTTGATGAATTCGACCCTTTATCGCTTGGCACATACAACGGCGTATTCAGTTTGCCTGAAAACCGACATTATATCGAACATCAGGCTGATTATATTATTGAAGTAGATACCAGTATTCATGCTCAAGATACTAACTCAGCGTTTAATACCGGAACCCATCAAATAGACTCATTTGAAAACAAAACCACTATCAAAGGCACAGTACAAAACCAGCAAGAAATAATTAATATTTTTACTAATTTATTAACGGCAAATATTAAAAAGTTCGATATAAAACTGCCAGCAAAAGCAATAAAAGAATTTGATGAATCAGCAAAGTTTGATTTTCATAATCTTTCAGCAGTACTAAATAACATTCAAAGCAAAACTGATGAATCATTCGTTTACATTCCTGAAATTGGCAACTCATACTTTGCTTCTTATGGGCTAATTACTAAGCAAGCAGATATTGGTAGGAGTTGGGTTACTAATCCTTGGTATGCGGCCATGGGCACCAGCTTGCCTTATGCTAGATCGATTTGTAAGGAAATAAAGAAACAAGGTTCAGATGATGTTGCGGTGCTAATCACCGGTGATGGTGGCTTTCATTTTCAACTGAATGAGCTAATTCACTTGCAAAAAGACCAATCAAACTTAATTATAATTTACATGAGAAATGATATTTATCATCTTGGCAAAAGTGGTGAAGGAGAAATTTATCACTGTTCAACGCCTGACTTTGATGTGATCAAACTTGTTAGTGCCTATGGCGGCAGAGGCTATCATTGTGAAACTGTAGGTGAATTTACCCAAACATTTGAACAGGCAGTAAATGGAAATAAAGGTATAACTTTAATTGAAGTGCCTGCAGATACAGATCCTAAATATCAATGCCATGAAATCAAAATGTTAAATTTATATATTCAGGCAAAAAATGGTGTTCCTGCGGCAATGGAGCAATGGCAACAAATAAAACGTTAA